In the Syntrophorhabdales bacterium genome, one interval contains:
- a CDS encoding DUF748 domain-containing protein — protein sequence MVNKLAGIYEKKIRPRVKKIVIGLVIFFALFTLVGFFVLPPVMKSVLIKELSKNLHREVTLNQIRINPYTLSVTARGLTIKDRASGETFVSFDELFLNLESLSIIRMAPVLKELRITRPYVRITRNQNLSYNFSDLLEENKPAPEKTKSKPLRFDLNNISIQDGSIDFLDEPENTKHTVRDLKIGVPFLSNIPSYVQRFVEPHFSARIDDALYTIQGQTKPFADSRETSVDVAIKGFNIPYYLAYIPMKMKFRLVSASMDTDVKISFIETKGRDPALTVTGNVSLKNMAVDDEKNKPLFRLPLLDISIAPSEPLLRTVHLSKVSITSPEFDIQRDEKGVLNTQLFLYEKGKERIAARKTEEAPPLSLEIDAIVLSGGKISFTDLSRSKPFKTIFDPIDLKIDHFNNGKDKKSAYALSLKTEANETIKDEGEFSVEPLWSEGVVAVSSVSLKKYGPYYKDAILFDIEDGRIDLATRYRYAGGGKEPEISLSGMSVTLRDLRLRKPGEQRDFVKIPNFSINETDVDLTKREIGVGRFSTEKGELLVKRLRNGDVNLLTLTPLPSTPKEPAGKPNTRETPGESEKQWLVTLKQMLIDKYIVRFEDETTPSPVVLSAQNVRLKGENISTAKRSKGKLDLSFLLNGKGAVSTAGSISTEPLSADLKIGLRGIDVAPFQPYFADKVKLTVTG from the coding sequence ATGGTAAACAAACTAGCCGGAATCTACGAAAAGAAAATAAGACCCCGAGTGAAGAAGATTGTTATTGGACTCGTTATCTTCTTTGCCCTGTTCACCCTCGTGGGGTTTTTTGTTCTGCCTCCCGTAATGAAATCCGTCTTGATCAAGGAACTCTCCAAGAATCTCCATCGGGAAGTAACCCTCAACCAGATCAGGATCAATCCCTACACTCTTTCCGTAACCGCAAGAGGATTAACGATCAAGGACCGGGCCAGTGGCGAGACGTTCGTATCCTTCGACGAGCTCTTCTTGAATCTGGAGAGCCTTTCCATCATCAGAATGGCTCCGGTCCTTAAAGAACTCCGGATCACCAGGCCCTACGTAAGGATCACCCGTAACCAAAACCTCTCCTACAATTTCTCAGATTTACTGGAGGAGAACAAGCCGGCTCCGGAGAAAACCAAGTCCAAACCCTTACGCTTCGATCTGAATAACATCAGCATACAGGACGGGAGCATCGATTTTCTAGACGAACCAGAGAACACAAAACATACCGTCAGAGACTTGAAAATTGGCGTCCCCTTTCTGTCGAACATCCCTTCCTATGTGCAGAGGTTCGTGGAGCCGCATTTCTCAGCGAGGATTGACGATGCTCTCTACACCATCCAGGGTCAAACAAAGCCGTTCGCCGATTCTCGTGAAACCTCCGTTGATGTCGCTATCAAGGGTTTCAATATACCGTACTACCTGGCGTATATCCCCATGAAGATGAAGTTCAGGCTTGTTTCGGCGTCAATGGATACAGACGTAAAGATATCTTTCATTGAGACGAAAGGAAGAGATCCCGCTCTCACCGTCACAGGCAATGTCTCCTTGAAAAACATGGCCGTGGACGATGAAAAAAACAAGCCGCTCTTCAGACTCCCCCTGCTCGATATCTCCATTGCCCCGTCAGAGCCCCTTTTGAGGACCGTTCACCTGTCGAAGGTGTCGATCACTTCGCCAGAATTTGACATCCAGCGTGATGAAAAGGGGGTCCTCAACACGCAGTTGTTTCTCTATGAGAAGGGCAAAGAAAGGATTGCCGCTAGAAAAACCGAGGAGGCACCACCCCTGTCGCTGGAGATCGATGCGATAGTGCTGTCAGGGGGGAAAATCTCTTTTACTGACCTTTCCAGGAGTAAGCCCTTCAAAACGATTTTCGACCCGATCGACCTGAAGATTGACCATTTCAATAACGGCAAGGACAAGAAATCAGCCTATGCACTATCCCTCAAAACCGAAGCCAATGAAACCATCAAAGACGAGGGTGAGTTTTCCGTGGAGCCTCTGTGGTCCGAAGGCGTGGTGGCGGTCTCTTCCGTTTCTCTCAAGAAGTATGGCCCCTACTACAAGGATGCCATCCTCTTCGACATCGAAGACGGCCGCATCGACCTTGCAACCCGATACAGATATGCAGGAGGTGGAAAGGAACCGGAGATCAGTCTTTCGGGGATGTCTGTTACGCTCAGGGATCTCCGCCTCAGGAAGCCAGGGGAGCAGCGGGACTTTGTCAAGATTCCGAATTTCTCCATCAATGAAACAGATGTGGATCTGACAAAAAGAGAAATCGGCGTGGGAAGATTCTCCACAGAGAAAGGTGAACTCCTCGTCAAACGGTTGCGTAACGGCGATGTGAATCTCCTCACGCTGACTCCGCTCCCATCAACTCCAAAAGAGCCAGCAGGAAAACCAAATACCAGGGAGACTCCTGGCGAGTCTGAGAAACAGTGGCTTGTCACCCTAAAGCAGATGCTGATCGATAAGTACATTGTTCGTTTCGAGGATGAGACGACTCCAAGCCCGGTCGTGTTGAGCGCCCAGAACGTGAGGTTGAAAGGAGAGAATATTTCGACCGCGAAGAGGAGCAAGGGAAAGCTTGACCTCTCTTTCCTTCTGAATG